The genomic interval GGCTTTACAGAATACAAACCCCTCAGCAACTCAAACCGGGTTCTTTCTGCATACCCGAGCCGGATGGAGGCGATGAAGTAGATCCTCAACAAGTGGAGCTTGCCGTTGTGCCGGGAATAGTCTTTGACACGAGGGGTTACAGAATAGGCTTCGGAAAGGGTTTTTATGACAAGTTGCTAAAGGGGGTAAAGGGAGTAAAGGTGGGAGTAGCTTATAGCTTTCAGGTGCTTGAAGAAATACCCATTGACGAATGGGATCAGCCTGTAGATGTGTTGGTCACCGAATTATACATCTTAAAAGGAGGTAAGAAGTATGAGTACTGAAGCGATATTAGTGATAATTATAGCTTCCTTAGTCTCACTTTTTATTGGTTTTGCCATATCAAAGTTTTTCAGGAAAGAAGTAGGCTCAGCTTTATCTCAGGTGGATATAGAAAGGGTAAAGCTTGAAGCTCAGCAGATGATGCAAAGAGCTCAACTTGAGGCAGAAAAGATAAGGCAGGATGCGAAGGATGAAACCGAAAGACTCATAAGTGTAGCCAAAGAGGAGGTGGAAAGGTACAGAAAACTTGCCATAGAGGAAGCACAAAGCATACTTACCAGAGCGAGGGAAGAGGCGTCAAAGATCAAAGAGGATATAGAAAAGAGGAAAAGGGAAACGGAAGAGTATATAGCGGAAAAGAGGATGGAGATCCAAAAAACTGAACAGAACCTCATACAGAGGGAACACCAGATTGAAAGGAGACTTGAAGTTTTGGAAAGGAGAGAGGAAGAACTATACAAAAGGGAAAAGGATATAAGGGAGATGGAGAAGCAAGTGGAAAAGTTACAGAAGGAAATGGAAGAAAAGTTGCAAAACCTCGCA from Hydrogenobacter sp. carries:
- a CDS encoding 5-formyltetrahydrofolate cyclo-ligase; the protein is MKVLKKGELRKEFLNRREAMGEEEVVLYSEKIRAGLKNLSDFKNAKRILLYCPIKKEPDLTSLIWESVSLKKEVLLPKVAHDRLRLYRIQTPQQLKPGSFCIPEPDGGDEVDPQQVELAVVPGIVFDTRGYRIGFGKGFYDKLLKGVKGVKVGVAYSFQVLEEIPIDEWDQPVDVLVTELYILKGGKKYEY
- a CDS encoding Rnase Y domain-containing protein translates to MSTEAILVIIIASLVSLFIGFAISKFFRKEVGSALSQVDIERVKLEAQQMMQRAQLEAEKIRQDAKDETERLISVAKEEVERYRKLAIEEAQSILTRAREEASKIKEDIEKRKRETEEYIAEKRMEIQKTEQNLIQREHQIERRLEVLERREEELYKREKDIREMEKQVEKLQKEMEEKLQNLA